The following are encoded together in the Salvia hispanica cultivar TCC Black 2014 chromosome 6, UniMelb_Shisp_WGS_1.0, whole genome shotgun sequence genome:
- the LOC125191966 gene encoding LRR receptor-like serine/threonine-protein kinase GHR1 yields MRIFRLLVVSLCCVSCLGQLPSQDTLALLEFKKGIKHDPTGFVVNSWNDESIENNGCPSSWNGIMCNGNNIAAVVLDNLGLSADVDLGVFSNLTMLVKLSIANNSISGKLDQSLGDFKRLEYLDVSDNLLSSSLPSEIGKLASLKNLSLAGNNFSGAVPDSISGLASIRVLDMSRNSLSGPIPSSLTRLESLVYLNLSLNGFTKGIPKGLELMNKLDVLDLHGNMLDGRVDPLFLMLTNASHVDLSGNLLVNAAEDQKKFLGGISPSLKYLNLSHNQMVGSLVGGGDAQAFGSLKVLDLSYNQLFGELPGFNFVYDLEILKLGNNGFSGPIPNNLLKGDSLVLIELDLSGNNLSGPISFITSTTLHTLNLSSNHLSGELPLLTGSCAVIDVSRNNFQGNLTRLAKWENVEILDLSQNQLTGPIPEATAQFLRLNYLNLSRNSLNGSLPKAIAHFPKLATLDLSFNGLGGPLLPSLLMSETLAELHLQGNAFSGTIEFSPLFNITNLLAIDLSDNGLSGELPDGFSLITGLERLNVGRNNFSGSLPSSFANLTRLSSLDISGNHFTGHLPENLSDSLVSFNASYNDLSGVVPDNLRRFPLSSFYPGNSALQFPNPPSGPRQGQAGNNHPRTIVIVAIVVSCVAALAILILLVVFIRHKRKSKRPSPVTTTKDISRTSTNPSSVGGRDRSSGLLVLAGDLARSRKGSSSEILDPEEKLAAVTGFSPSKTSPFSWSPESGDSYTMESLSKLEAGSPDRLAGELYFLDDTVSFTAEELSRAPAEVLGRSSHGTSYKATLENGMLLTVKWLREGVAKQRKEFAREAKKFSNIRHPNVVGLRGYYWGPTQHEKLILSDYISPGGLASFLYDRPGRKGPPLTWAQRLKIAVDVARGLNYLHFDRAMPHGNLKAANVLLEGPDLNARVADFCLHRLMTQSGTIEQILDAGVLGYRAPELVASKKPLPSFKSDVYAFGVIMLELLTGKCAGDVASGADGGVGLTDWVRFKVAEGRGSDCFDAALVAEMSIPATDKGMKELLGIALRCIRPVSERPGIKTVYEDLSSI; encoded by the exons ATGAGGATATTTAGGCTTCTTGTTGTGAGTCTTTGCTGTGTCTCCTGCTTAGGGCAGCTCCCATCTCAGGACACCTTAGCACTGCTTGAGTTCAAGAAAGGAATCAAACATGATCCAACTGGTTTTGTAGTCAATTCATGGAATGATGAGTCAATTGAAAACAATGGCTGCCCTTCCTCTTGGAATGGAATCATGTGTAATGGGAATAACATTGCTGCTGTTGTTCTTGACAATTTGGGATTGTCTGCAGATGTGGATTTGGGTGTTTTCTCTAATCTCACAATGCTCGTGAAGCTTTCGATTGCGAACAATTCCATCTCCGGCAAGTTAGATCAAAGCCTAGGCGATTTCAAGCGCCTCGAGTATCTTGATGTTTCTGATAACTTGTTATCCTCTTCGTTGCCATCTGAGATTGGCAAACTTGCTAGTTTAAAGAATCTGTCTTTGGCTGGAAACAACTTCTCTGGTGCTGTTCCGGACTCAATCTCTGGCCTTGCCTCGATTAGGGTTCTAGACATGAGCCGGAATTCCCTATCCGGGCCCATACCTTCATCCTTGACGAGGCTGGAGAGTTTGGTGTATCTCAATCTGTCGTTGAACGGGTTCACAAAGGGCATCCCGAAGGGTTTGGAGCTGATGAATAAACTTGATGTGCTCGACTTACATGGGAACATGCTCGATGGCAGGGTCGATCCTCTGTTCTTGATGCTCACTAATGCTAGTCATGTTGATCTTAGTGGGAATTTACTAGTTAATGCTGCTGAGGATCAGAAGAAGTTTCTAGGAGGCATCTCACCGTCTCTTAAGTATTTGAATCTCAGCCACAACCAGATGGTAGGATCGCTCGTTGGTGGTGGCGATGCACAGGCTTTTGGGAGCTTGAAGGTCTTGGATTTGAGTTATAATCAGCTGTTTGGGGAGTTGCCTGGCTTCAACTTCGTTTACGATCTTGAAATCCTTAAACTTGGCAACAACGGGTTTTCTGGCCCCATCCCGAACAACCTTCTGAAAGGAGATTCTTTGGTTCTAATTGAGCTGGACCTAAGTGGGAATAACCTCTCAG GGCCTATAAGTTTCATTACTTCGACGACATTGCACACTCTCAACCTGTCGTCTAATCACCTCTCTGGTGAGCTTCCACTGCTGACGGGAAGCTGTGCTGTGATCGACGTGTCGAGAAACAACTTCCAAGGAAATTTGACTAGGTTGGCTAAATGGGAGAACGTCGAGATCCTTGATCTGAGCCAAAACCAATTGACCGGGCCTATTCCAGAGGCGACGGCTCAGTTTCTGCGTCTGAATTACCTCAACCTGTCGCGCAATTCCCTGAATGGTTCGCTTCCTAAAGCCATCGCGCATTTTCCAAAGCTCGCCACTCTCGATCTCAGCTTCAACGGATTAGGAGGGCCTCTTTTGCCTTCCCTTTTGATGTCTGAGACTCTCGCGGAACTCCACCTGCAGGGCAATGCCTTCTCTGGAACGATCGAGTTCTCGCCTCTCTTTAACATTACTAATCTTCTTGCTATTGATCTCTCTGACAATGGGCTCAGTGGTGAGTTGCCTGATGGATTCAGTTTGATCACTGGGCTTGAAAGGCTCAACGTCGGAAGAAACAACTTCTCGGGGTCGTTGCCTAGCTCGTTTGCTAATCTCACGAGGCTAAGCTCGTTGGACATCTCCGGGAACCATTTCACCGGGCATCTGCCAGAGAACTTGTCTGATAGTCTCGTGAGCTTCAATGCTTCGTACAATGATCTCTCGGGCGTTGTCCCGGATAATCTGAGGAGGTTCCCGTTGTCTTCGTTCTACCCTGGCAACTCCGCCTTGCAGTTCCCGAATCCTCCTTCGGGACCGAGACAAGGCCAAGCTGGAAATAATCATCCGAGAACTATCGTTATCGTGGCAATCGTGGTTTCTTGTGTGGCGGCCTTGGCTATTCTGATCCTGCTCGTCGTTTTCATCCGTCACAAGCGAAAATCCAAGAGGCCGTCCCCTGTTACGACGACGAAAGACATCAGCCGCACTTCAACGAATCCATCAAGCGTAGGTGGCAGGGACCGCTCCAGTGGCTTGCTCGTTTTGGCTGGGGATCTGGCGAGATCGAGGAAAGGGTCGTCGTCGGAGATACTCGACCCTGAGGAGAAACTGGCGGCAGTAACCGGTTTCTCCCCATCGAAGACCAGCCCCTTCTCGTGGTCCCCTGAATCCGGTGATTCGTACACTATGGAGAGCCTCTCGAAATTAGAAGCCGGATCTCCCGACCGCCTGGCGGGAGAGCTGTACTTTCTCGACGACACTGTCTCGTTCACTGCTGAGGAGCTGTCCCGAGCCCCAGCGGAAGTCCTTGGACGGAGCAGCCACGGGACGTCCTACAAAGCGACTCTCGAGAACGGGATGCTCTTGACCGTGAAGTGGTTGAGGGAAGGAGTTGCTAAGCAGAGGAAGGAGTTTGCTAGAGAAGCAAAGAAGTTTTCCAACATCAGACATCCAAATGTGGTGGGGCTGAGAGGGTACTACTGGGGCCCCACGCAACACGAAAAGCTCATCCTTTCAGACTACATTTCCCCCGGAGGCCTCGCGAGCTTCCTCTACG ATCGGCCGGGAAGGAAGGGGCCGCCCTTGACGTGGGCTCAGAGGCTCAAGATAGCAGTAGACGTTGCACGTGGCCTGAACTATCTCCATTTCGACCGAGCCATGCCTCACGGCAACCTCAAAGCAGCAAACGTATTACTCGAAGGGCCCGACCTCAACGCCCGTGTAGCCGACTTCTGCCTGCACCGTCTCATGACCCAATCGGGCACCATTGAGCAGATCCTCGATGCCGGTGTTCTAGGTTACCGGGCGCCAGAGCTCGTCGCATCAAAGAAGCCCCTCCCGTCGTTCAAATCAGACGTCTATGCGTTCGGAGTCATAATGCTGGAACTCCTAACCGGGAAGTGCGCTGGCGATGTCGCCTCCGGTGCGGATGGGGGAGTCGGGCTGACGGATTGGGTCCGGTTCAAGGTGGCGGAAGGGCGGGGATCGGACTGCTTCGATGCAGCACTGGTGGCGGAGATGAGCATCCCGGCTACGGATAAAGGGATGAAAGAGTTGCTCGGGATCGCCCTCCGGTGCATCAGGCCAGTGTCGGAGAGGCCGGGTATCAAGACAGTGTATGAAGATCTCTCCTCCATTTAG
- the LOC125195481 gene encoding putative F-box protein At1g32420 — protein MKILEGDSAECVSDCGISLRRSNRLVAKNDRLSVRKEQKRKDRRVAVREERKQRDILLTTEEDLFANLPEEMTIEILGRLPIRSVMTCKCVLKSWRHLIEGDEFGMLYTPKPGLTFIHRDMKMRYTVRDEALKPLFRFGLPYKVCRPVQIVSANGLLSVWETYLTTIFICNPMTREYVELPPLSKDTNTRFLGGFGVSKTSGQYMILFVNDRSCHVYTLGRGAGLWRSIVAPAPVPTPGIGSRYSGYAAFLNGNLHYWLAFDSQENFFICCFDLETELSTGLSVPSDYSGNRHGKRGVFILDGHLCLYCILDLRTVVIWKMNIYGDDNSWIKEYSFNLPIKYSSVYLLKVLANGDLLAASPDRQYFINPKKNGALSNETYYHSERRYSSNIDVYTPSLISLATMGFHNVQSLSFN, from the coding sequence ATGAAGATTTTGGAAGGGGATTCTGCTGAATGTGTGTCTGATTGTGGCATATCACTCAGAAGAAGTAATCGACTTGTTGCCAAAAATGATCGTTTATCGGTAAGAAAAGAGCAGAAACGGAAAGATAGGCGTGTAGCCGTAAGAGAAGAACGGAAACAAAGAGATATTTTGTTAACAACCGAGGAAGATCTGTTTGCGAATCTACCGGAAGAGATGACGATAGAGATCTTAGGAAGACTCCCCATTAGGAGTGTTATGACGTGCAAGTGTGTTCTTAAATCATGGCGCCATCTGATTGAGGGGGATGAGTTTGGGATGTTGTATACTCCCAAACCAGGCCTGACTTTCATTCATCGGGACATGAAAATGAGGTACACTGTCCGCGATGAGGCATTAAAGCCACTTTTCCGATTTGGTTTGCCTTATAAAGTTTGCCGGCCTGTTCAAATTGTTTCAGCTAATGGTTTGCTTTCGGTGTGGGAAACATACCTTACaactatatttatatgcaATCCAATGACTCGTGAGTATGTCGAGCTCCCTCCACTATCTAAGGACACGAATACTCGCTTTTTGGGTGGATTTGGAGTGAGCAAAACAAGTGGCCAGTAtatgattttgtttgttaatgACCGTAGTTGTCATGTATACACTCTAGGAAGAGGTGCAGGGTTGTGGAGAAGCATCGTAGCACCGGCACCAGTACCAACACCAGGCATTGGTTCCCGGTATAGTGGTTATGCTGCATTTTTGAATGGAAATCTTCACTACTGGTTGGCATTTGATTCGCAagaaaatttctttatttgttgcTTTGATTTGGAAACTGAGCTCTCTACCGGTTTATCAGTTCCTAGTGATTATAGTGGCAATAGACATGGCAAAAGGGGGGTTTTTATTTTGGACGGTCATCTATgtttatattgtattttagATTTGCGTACTGTCGTTATTTGGAAGATGAACATCTACGGGGATGATAATTCTTGGATTAAGGAATATAGCTTCAACTTACCCATAAAATATTCAAGCGTGTACCTGCTCAAAGTCTTGGCAAATGGTGACTTGTTGGCAGCATCTCCGGATCGACAATATTTCATCAACCCCAAAAAGAATGGAGCTCTTTCGAATGAGACATATTATCATTCTGAACGTCGTTATTCTTCCAACATTGATGTTTATACCCCAAGCTTAATTTCGCTCGCGACCATGGGGTTTCATAATGTCCAGTCGCTAAGTTTTAATTAG
- the LOC125195482 gene encoding protein POLLENLESS 3-like, giving the protein MAMSSSSCVDRHNNADSFHPRGFLTPPPTWKNSRLWPEMTRSEPQQKRDLFHVIHKIPAGDSPYVRAKHVQLVDKDPCRAISLFWQAINAGDRVDSALKDMAVVMKQLNRSDEAIEAIKSFRHLSPPDSQEALDNILVELYKQARRVEEEIELLQYKLKQLEEGMAFSGRKTKIARSQGKKKVLVTVQKEYSRLLGNLAWAYMQKKDFKSAEENYRKALSFDADKNKQCNLAVCLMHTNKLAEARFLLEGIPSENGAVDESHVKSMERASEILVEFESQHVTKQMEQWGGRFVSQRRSNDSNGTMSSLLPSSGDMSKGASTGFAYEKRANHYEPKVSLTQPRRCEGDGDQGKAVLVENVKGNYCRKLSFGSSPSSESVLSFASPDMLPQVLEDNGKVEDISVKNRAPEISRREQQHGKSWANVAEEIYQKTSSSDEFSVSAASVDQEGFSDENVYSNIISKARELMGAIELGEGYRTQPEKTTMSKNQPLRRSLCFDQNHNPDSPNVRCASPLTTKAGYLGFGNSQNRRRLQVFQDITAVPSH; this is encoded by the exons ATGGCGATGTCGAGTAGCAGTTGCGTTGATCGTCACAACAACGCTGACTCTTTTCACCCGAGAGGCTTCTTGACGCCGCCACCGACATGGAAGAATAGCCGGCTGTGGCCGGAGATGACGAGGTCGGAGCCACAACAGAAGAGAGATCTGTTTCATGTCATTCACAAGATCCCGGCCGGCGACTCGCCTTATGTTAGAGCCAAACATGTTCAG CTTGTGGACAAGGATCCTTGCAGGGCGATTTCGCTGTTCTGGCAAGCGATAAACGCTGGTGATCGAGTCGACAGTGCTCTCAAAGACATGGCGGTTGTCATGAAACAGTTGAATCGCTCGGATGAAGCCATCGAGGCCATCAAGTCCTTTCGCCACCTATCTCCTCCCGACTCTCAGGAGGCGCTCGACAACATATTGGTTGAACTCTACAAG CAAGCCAGAAGGGTGGAGGAAGAGATCGAACTGCTACAGTATAAACTGAAGCAACTGGAAGAGGGAATGGCCTTTTCTGGGAGGAAAACAAAGATTGCAAGGTCTCAAGGAAAGAAGAAGGTTCTGGTCACAGTTCAGAAGGAGTATTCGAG GTTGCTGGGAAATTTAGCTTGGGCCTACATGCAAAAGAAAGATTTCAAGTCTGCTGAAGAAAATTACAG AAAAGCACTATCGTTTGATGCGGACAAGAATAAGCAGTGTAACTTGGCAGTATGCTTGATGCACACGAACAAGTTGGCAGAAGCCAGGTTTCTCCTCGAAGGGATACCATCCGAGAATGGCGCTGTCGATGAATCTCACGTTAAGTCAATGGAGCGTGCCTCTGAGATTCTGGTCGAGTTTGAGTCACAGCACGTTACAAAACAGATGGAGCAGTGGGGCGGTAGGTTCGTTTCTCAGAGACGTTCAAATGATAGCAATGGAACGATGTCGTCTCTACTGCCTTCATCAGGGGATATGAGCAAAGGAGCATCTACTGGTTTTGCTTACGAGAAGAGGGCGAACCATTATGAGCCTAAAGTTTCACTCACTCAGCCAAGAAGATGCGAGGGAGATGGAGATCAAGGAAAGGCCGTTTTGGTAGAAAATGTGAAGGGAAACTATTGCCGGAAACTGTCATTCGGATCATCCCCCAGTAGTGAATCAGTGCTGTCATTTGCAAGCCCGGATATGTTGCCACAGGTTCTGGAAGATAATGGAAAAGTAGAAGATATCTCAGTCAAGAATCGAGCGCCTGAGATTTCAAGACGCGAGCAGCAGCACGGGAAGAGCTGGGCTAATGTGGCGGAAGAAATCTATCAGAAAACTTCATCATCAGATGAGTTTTCTGTTTCTGCTGCTTCAGTGGATCAAGAAGGGTTCAGTGATGAGAATGTTTACTCCAACATAATTTCCAAGGCGCGTGAATTGATGGGAGCGATAGAACTTGGAGAGGGATATCGGACTCAGCCAGAGAAAACCACAATGTCAAAGAACCAACCACTGAGGCGTTCTCTGTGTTTCGATCAGAACCACAACCCCGACTCACCAAATGTCCGGTGTGCTTCACCATTGACTACCAAAGCCGGATATCTCGGTTTTGGGAATTCCCAAAACCGGAGGAGGCTGCAGGTTTTCCAGGATATAACGGCTGTTCCTAGTCACTGA